One stretch of Thermoanaerobaculia bacterium DNA includes these proteins:
- a CDS encoding ABC transporter permease: MKVKPSATGRAGNSAYLLSELVARDLRSRYVGSFLGPVWALLAPLAWVVIYTFVFSVVLRIPLSGEPAGVVFPEYLLAGFIPWLAVQEGLMRSATCLTDNAAMVKKAVFPKQTLVATVVLSAVVNELIGLALYSAYLAWKGHFSPRWALLVLPLLAVQVLATYGIGCLLAGVQVFLRDTAQVAGLALAMIAFVTPIFYPVSIVPARFRWVVAVNPVAHLVEGFRDALFRRALPGAGSIAYLVVFSVVAAMLGSLLFVKAEPHFADLL; this comes from the coding sequence GTGAAAGTCAAGCCGTCGGCGACCGGCCGCGCCGGAAACTCCGCCTATCTCCTGTCGGAGCTGGTCGCCCGGGACCTCCGGTCGCGATACGTCGGCTCGTTCCTGGGCCCGGTCTGGGCGCTCCTCGCTCCCCTGGCCTGGGTCGTCATCTACACGTTCGTCTTCTCGGTCGTCCTGCGGATCCCGCTCTCCGGCGAGCCGGCCGGCGTGGTCTTCCCGGAGTACCTCCTCGCGGGATTCATCCCGTGGCTCGCCGTCCAGGAGGGGCTGATGCGCTCGGCGACCTGCCTGACCGACAACGCGGCGATGGTGAAGAAGGCCGTCTTCCCGAAGCAGACCCTCGTCGCGACGGTCGTGCTGTCGGCGGTCGTCAACGAGCTGATCGGACTCGCCCTCTATTCGGCCTACCTCGCCTGGAAAGGGCATTTCTCGCCGCGTTGGGCGCTCCTCGTCCTCCCGCTCCTGGCCGTCCAGGTGCTCGCGACCTACGGTATCGGATGCCTGCTCGCCGGCGTCCAGGTCTTCCTGCGCGACACCGCGCAGGTCGCCGGGCTCGCGCTCGCGATGATCGCGTTCGTCACGCCGATCTTCTATCCGGTTTCGATCGTTCCGGCGCGGTTCCGCTGGGTCGTCGCGGTCAATCCCGTCGCGCATCTCGTCGAAGGATTCCGCGACGCGCTCTTCCGCCGCGCGCTTCCCGGGGCGGGGTCGATCGCGTACCTCGTCGTCTTCTCCGTCGTGGCGGCGATGCTCGGCTCTCTCCTCTTCGTCAAAGCGGAGCCGCATTTCGCCGATCTTTTGTGA